A part of Cryptomeria japonica unplaced genomic scaffold, Sugi_1.0 HiC_scaffold_432, whole genome shotgun sequence genomic DNA contains:
- the LOC131070838 gene encoding pathogenesis-related thaumatin-like protein 3.7, whose amino-acid sequence MILKNKLFKQFNLEVFKERISMLTGTLVRHGFWSHNLRRDVVYIIPPHIPNLSIFIQSFNPDAIMATVSDLVLLLVAGLAISLHMQEAGAVKFELRNQCGYTVWAAGLPGGGQQLDQGQTWTVDVPAGTKGARFWGRTGCSFDASGRGSCKTGDCNGQLSCQVSGGVPTTLAEYTLNGDGNKDFYDVSLVDGFNVPLSINPTNSQCVAPACKADVNVACPAQLKVDGGCNSACTVFQTDEYCCRGTHVDNCSPSSYSMIFKNQCPQAYSYAKDDSSSTFTCPSGTTDYSIVFCP is encoded by the exons ATGATCTTGAAGAATAAActattcaaacagttcaatctagAAGTTTTCAAGGAGAGAATTTCAATGCTGACGGGGACTCTCGTAAGACACGGCTTCTGGAGCCATAACTTGCGGAGAGATGTTGTCTATATAATCCCTCCTCATATACccaatctatccatcttcattcaatcgTTCAATCCAGACGCTATAATGGCAACAGTTTCAGATCTTGTGCTTCTTCTTGTGGCAGGACTGGCCATATCTCTTCATATGCAAG AGGCGGGAGCAGTTAAGTTTGAGTTAAGGAACCAGTGCGGGTACACGGTTTGGGCGGCAGGATTACCCGGAGGAGGGCAGCAGCTCGACCAAGGTCAGACATGGACGGTGGATGTGCCGGCGGGGACAAAGGGGGCAAGATTCTGGGGCCGAACCGGCTGCTCTTTTGATGCGAGCGGCCGAGGAAGCTGTAAAACCGGTGACTGCAACGGCCAACTGAGCTGTCAAGTCTCGGGAGGCGTTCCGACCACGCTGGCCGAGTACACCCTGAATGGAGATGGCAACAAGGACTTCTACGACGTTTCCCTGGTGGACGGCTTCAACGTTCCTCTCTCCATCAATCCCACAAATTCACAGTGTGTCGCTCCTGCATGCAAAGCCGACGTCAATGTTGCGTGCCCTGCTCAATTGAAGGTGGATGGCGGATGCAATAGTGCCTGCACCGTCTTTCAAACTGATGAATATTGTTGCAGAGGCACCCATGTCGACAACTGCTCTCCCTCAAGCTACTCCATGATATTCAAGAATCAGTGCCCTCAGGCCTACAGTTATGCCAAGGACGATTCTTCCAGCACTTTCACCTGCCCCTCTGGTACCACCGACTACAGTATTGTATTCTGTCCCTAG